One stretch of Clavibacter michiganensis DNA includes these proteins:
- a CDS encoding alpha/beta hydrolase, giving the protein MTDTAPRPITSSTELPARREDVELTTADGLRLVGELALPADRDPVATLVTLHPLPTAGGFMDSHVLRKAALRLPAMADLAVLRFNTRGTTSARGTSEGAFDGGDAERLDLAAAMDLVAERGLPAPWIIGWSFGTEIALKHGRQHPVEGAILLSPPLHRATADEVAAWHGDPRRLVILVPEHDDFLQPAEARERFASVPEAELIAVDGAKHLWVGESQVSRVLTEIVRTVAPEALPLPTEWPAAR; this is encoded by the coding sequence ATGACGGACACCGCACCCCGCCCCATCACGAGCTCCACCGAGCTGCCCGCGCGTCGCGAGGACGTCGAGCTCACGACCGCCGACGGCCTCCGCCTCGTGGGGGAGCTGGCGCTGCCCGCCGACCGGGATCCGGTGGCCACGCTCGTGACGCTGCACCCGCTGCCCACGGCCGGCGGCTTCATGGACTCGCACGTCCTCCGCAAGGCGGCCCTCCGTCTGCCCGCGATGGCCGACCTCGCGGTCCTGCGCTTCAACACGCGCGGCACGACGTCCGCACGCGGCACGAGCGAGGGCGCCTTCGACGGCGGGGACGCGGAGCGGCTCGACCTCGCCGCCGCCATGGACCTCGTCGCGGAGCGCGGCCTGCCCGCGCCCTGGATCATCGGCTGGTCGTTCGGCACGGAGATCGCCCTCAAGCACGGTCGCCAGCACCCCGTCGAGGGCGCCATCCTGCTGTCGCCGCCGCTGCACCGAGCCACCGCCGACGAGGTGGCCGCGTGGCACGGCGACCCGCGCCGCCTCGTGATCCTCGTGCCCGAGCACGACGACTTCCTGCAGCCGGCCGAGGCGCGCGAGCGGTTCGCGTCCGTGCCGGAGGCGGAGCTGATCGCCGTGGACGGCGCCAAGCACCTGTGGGTGGGGGAGTCGCAGGTCTCGCGCGTCCTCACCGAGATCGTGCGCACGGTCGCCCCCGAGGCGCTGCCGCTGCCGACCGAGTGGCCGGCAGCGCGCTGA
- a CDS encoding AI-2E family transporter: MKIQNPYRLGLLAGLGVLTALVIGGALVSLGTVLTYVGTAIFLALGIDPLVTFLERKGVPRPVAILVIFLVLLGSLAGVLLAVIPVVVNQASALVTQIVRYAQSVSGDQFIENLQSFVPREVFDVQTGADQLVQYLSNASNVATITGNVITVAFTIGNFLFGLVIVVILTMYFTASLNSFKSGLYKLVPATRRARFADIAEQITQSVGRYVMGQVGLALCNGVLSFVYLSIVGAALPAVWAFIAFLFSLLPLVGTITGSALIVLGQIVLLPESMNTWIAVAVYYLVYMQIEAYVLSPNIMNRAVKVPGVVVVIAALTGGTLLGVLGALIAVPVAAAVLLIIRQVAVPLQNER; the protein is encoded by the coding sequence GTGAAGATCCAGAACCCCTACCGCCTCGGCCTCCTGGCGGGTCTCGGCGTGCTCACCGCGCTCGTCATCGGCGGCGCGCTCGTCTCCCTCGGCACCGTCCTCACCTACGTGGGCACGGCGATCTTCCTGGCCCTCGGCATCGACCCGCTCGTGACGTTCCTCGAGCGCAAGGGCGTCCCGCGGCCGGTCGCCATCCTCGTGATCTTCCTGGTGCTGCTCGGCTCGCTCGCGGGCGTGCTGCTCGCGGTGATCCCCGTCGTCGTGAACCAGGCGAGCGCCCTCGTCACGCAGATCGTGCGGTACGCGCAGAGCGTGAGCGGCGACCAGTTCATCGAGAACCTGCAGTCCTTCGTGCCCCGCGAGGTCTTCGACGTGCAGACCGGCGCCGACCAGCTCGTCCAGTACCTCTCGAACGCCTCGAACGTCGCCACCATCACGGGCAACGTCATCACCGTCGCCTTCACGATCGGCAACTTCCTCTTCGGCCTGGTGATCGTCGTGATCCTCACCATGTACTTCACGGCCTCGCTCAACTCGTTCAAGAGCGGCCTGTACAAGCTCGTGCCGGCCACGCGTCGGGCGCGCTTCGCCGACATCGCGGAGCAGATCACGCAGTCGGTCGGCCGCTACGTCATGGGCCAGGTCGGGCTCGCGCTCTGCAACGGCGTGCTCAGCTTCGTCTACCTCAGCATCGTCGGCGCGGCGCTGCCGGCGGTCTGGGCGTTCATCGCGTTCCTGTTCTCGCTGCTGCCGCTCGTCGGCACCATCACCGGCTCGGCGCTCATCGTGCTCGGCCAGATCGTGCTGCTGCCGGAGTCGATGAACACGTGGATCGCCGTGGCCGTCTACTACCTCGTCTACATGCAGATCGAGGCGTACGTGCTGAGCCCGAACATCATGAACCGCGCGGTCAAGGTGCCCGGCGTCGTGGTCGTCATCGCGGCGCTCACGGGCGGCACGCTGCTCGGGGTGCTCGGCGCGCTCATCGCGGTGCCGGTGGCCGCCGCCGTGCTGCTGATCATCCGCCAGGTGGCGGTCCCGCTGCAGAACGAGCGCTGA
- a CDS encoding tetratricopeptide repeat protein codes for MTNVPPSAASLRGAVDLSSLVNRAQAPAAPAGGSAAAGAPGAPGAPADAAGAPQTVDVPGLVLAADDASFTQFLDISSVVPVIVELVSTGLASSRELSPVLERVVTAQAGRVLLVRIDADQSPQLGQAFQAQTVPTVAALIGGRPVGLFAGVIPEDQVLDVIQQVLELAQQNGVTGRAVAPDASAAPAATVEEPLPPHHAEAYAFIEQGDYASAAAEYRTAIAQNPRDALAVAGLAQVSLLHRLDGKAADEIRGAAASAPEDVDAQLLVADLDLSGGHVEDAFTRLLELFPSADAAGRDAIRQRLLEHFEVVGLEDPRVAVARRQLTRLLY; via the coding sequence ATGACGAACGTGCCCCCCTCCGCCGCCAGCCTGCGCGGCGCCGTCGACCTGTCCTCGCTCGTGAACCGTGCGCAGGCGCCGGCCGCGCCCGCGGGCGGGTCGGCCGCAGCCGGCGCGCCCGGAGCCCCCGGTGCGCCTGCCGATGCGGCCGGCGCCCCGCAGACGGTCGACGTCCCCGGCCTCGTGCTCGCGGCCGACGACGCCTCGTTCACGCAGTTCCTCGACATCTCGTCCGTGGTGCCCGTGATCGTCGAGCTCGTCTCGACGGGGCTCGCCTCCAGCCGCGAGCTCTCGCCCGTGCTCGAGCGCGTCGTCACCGCGCAGGCGGGCCGCGTGCTCCTCGTGCGCATCGACGCGGACCAGAGCCCGCAGCTCGGCCAGGCGTTCCAGGCGCAGACCGTCCCGACGGTCGCGGCGCTCATCGGCGGCCGTCCCGTCGGCCTCTTCGCCGGCGTGATCCCCGAGGACCAGGTGCTCGACGTCATCCAGCAGGTGCTGGAGCTGGCGCAGCAGAACGGCGTGACCGGCCGGGCCGTCGCCCCGGATGCCTCCGCCGCTCCGGCCGCCACGGTCGAGGAGCCGCTGCCCCCGCACCACGCGGAGGCCTACGCCTTCATCGAGCAGGGCGACTACGCGTCAGCTGCCGCCGAGTACCGCACCGCCATCGCGCAGAACCCGCGCGACGCCCTCGCGGTCGCCGGCCTCGCGCAGGTCAGCCTCCTGCACCGGCTCGACGGGAAGGCGGCCGACGAGATCCGCGGCGCCGCCGCGTCCGCTCCCGAGGACGTGGACGCGCAGCTGCTCGTCGCCGACCTCGACCTCTCCGGCGGGCACGTCGAGGATGCGTTCACGCGCCTGCTCGAGCTGTTCCCGTCGGCCGACGCCGCCGGCCGCGACGCGATCCGCCAGCGCCTGCTCGAGCACTTCGAGGTGGTGGGTCTGGAGGATCCGCGGGTCGCCGTGGCACGACGCCAGCTCACGCGCCTGCTCTACTGA
- the glgB gene encoding 1,4-alpha-glucan branching protein GlgB, with product MTDMTDTTPQQDPQDPRDPRDGMPGADVVVPPAADADREQGADVVVPAAADGAAEEAPASAADPIRLPEVADHDLRAVAEGVHSGPHSVLGQHPVAIDGVGDDLVVVRALRPLAEAVSVILSTGARVALAHVGHGVWQGAHVLGLQDYEVEARYSDGGTWTSDDPYRFLPTVGDLDLYLFGEGRHERLWDVLGAHHREHWGVARTYWGVSFSVWAPHARAVRVIGGFNGWDGVQHAMRRLDGNGVWELFVPGVEPGVSYKFEILTQAGQWIEKADPMARMTEVPPATASRVETSGYQWDDAAWLEERAARDPHDSPMSVYEMHLGSWRPGLGYREVAGELVAYLQELRYTHVEFLPLAEHPFGGSWGYQVSGYYAPTSRFGSPDDLKFLIDSLHRAGIGVIVDWVPAHFPKDAFALAQFDGQPLYEHTDPRRGEQQDWGTLVFDFGHSQVRNFLVANALYWFEEFHIDGLRVDAVASMLYLDYSREEGQWLPNVHGGRENLEAISFLQEVNATAYRTHPGIVMIAEESTSFPGVTRPTSDGGLGFGLKWNMGWMHDTLDYTAVDPMYRAYHHGQITFSMVYAYTENFLLPISHDEVVHGKGSLVGKMPGDHWQKLANVRAYLSFMWSHPGKQLLFMGQEFGQPSEWSEERGLDWWILDQPVHRALFDLVGSLNRTYIDTPALWALDNDPAGFEWIDAGDAGRNVLAFLRRDREGNQVAVVHNFSGAPISGYRLGLPQAGVWEEILNTDAEQFGGSGVGNLGAVHAGDEGWHGRPASAELTLPPLAGLWLRLKQDPADLHPVEAPAHAAPDADESRADGTPFAEATAAPVLPQSRDAQPPVEGLSATDDAPGSDDGTPRVPTV from the coding sequence ATGACGGACATGACAGACACCACCCCCCAGCAGGACCCCCAGGACCCCCGAGACCCCCGGGACGGGATGCCCGGCGCCGACGTCGTCGTGCCGCCCGCCGCCGACGCCGACCGCGAGCAGGGTGCCGACGTCGTCGTGCCCGCGGCCGCCGACGGCGCCGCCGAGGAGGCACCCGCCTCCGCCGCCGACCCCATCCGCCTCCCCGAGGTCGCCGACCACGACCTGCGCGCCGTCGCCGAGGGCGTCCACTCCGGACCGCACTCGGTCCTCGGCCAGCACCCGGTCGCGATCGACGGCGTCGGCGACGACCTCGTCGTCGTCCGCGCCCTGCGTCCGCTCGCCGAGGCAGTCTCGGTGATCCTCTCGACGGGCGCCCGCGTCGCCCTCGCCCACGTGGGCCACGGCGTCTGGCAGGGCGCGCACGTGCTCGGCCTCCAGGACTACGAGGTCGAGGCGCGCTACTCCGACGGCGGCACCTGGACGAGCGACGACCCCTACCGCTTCCTCCCCACCGTGGGCGACCTCGACCTCTACCTCTTCGGCGAGGGCCGCCACGAGCGCCTCTGGGACGTCCTCGGCGCCCACCACCGCGAGCACTGGGGCGTCGCGCGCACCTACTGGGGCGTCTCCTTCTCCGTGTGGGCGCCGCACGCCCGTGCCGTCCGCGTCATCGGCGGGTTCAACGGCTGGGACGGCGTGCAGCACGCGATGCGCCGCCTCGACGGCAACGGCGTCTGGGAGCTGTTCGTCCCCGGCGTCGAGCCCGGCGTCTCGTACAAGTTCGAGATCCTCACGCAGGCCGGGCAGTGGATCGAGAAGGCCGACCCGATGGCGCGCATGACCGAGGTCCCGCCGGCCACCGCCTCGCGCGTCGAGACGAGCGGCTACCAGTGGGACGACGCCGCCTGGCTCGAGGAGCGGGCCGCGCGCGACCCGCACGACTCCCCCATGAGCGTGTACGAGATGCACCTCGGATCCTGGCGCCCCGGCCTCGGCTACCGCGAGGTCGCCGGTGAGCTGGTCGCCTACCTGCAGGAGCTGCGGTACACGCACGTCGAGTTCCTGCCGCTCGCGGAGCACCCGTTCGGCGGATCCTGGGGCTACCAGGTCTCCGGCTACTACGCGCCCACCTCGCGCTTCGGCTCCCCGGACGACCTCAAGTTCCTCATCGACTCCCTGCACCGCGCCGGCATCGGCGTCATCGTGGACTGGGTCCCGGCCCACTTCCCGAAGGACGCCTTCGCGCTCGCGCAGTTCGACGGCCAGCCGCTCTACGAGCACACCGACCCGCGCCGCGGCGAGCAGCAGGACTGGGGCACCCTCGTCTTCGACTTCGGCCACTCGCAGGTCCGCAACTTCCTCGTCGCGAACGCGCTGTACTGGTTCGAGGAGTTCCACATCGACGGCCTCCGGGTCGACGCCGTGGCCTCGATGCTCTACCTCGACTACTCGCGCGAGGAGGGCCAGTGGCTGCCGAACGTGCACGGCGGCCGCGAGAACCTCGAGGCGATCTCGTTCCTGCAGGAGGTCAACGCCACCGCGTACCGCACCCACCCCGGCATCGTGATGATCGCGGAGGAGTCCACGAGCTTCCCCGGCGTCACGCGCCCCACGAGCGACGGCGGCCTCGGCTTCGGCCTCAAGTGGAACATGGGCTGGATGCACGACACGCTCGACTACACGGCCGTCGACCCGATGTACCGCGCGTACCACCACGGCCAGATCACGTTCTCGATGGTCTACGCGTACACGGAGAACTTCCTCCTCCCCATCAGCCACGACGAGGTCGTGCACGGGAAGGGCTCGCTCGTCGGCAAGATGCCGGGCGACCACTGGCAGAAGCTCGCCAACGTGCGCGCCTACCTGAGCTTCATGTGGTCGCACCCCGGCAAGCAGCTGCTCTTCATGGGCCAGGAGTTCGGGCAGCCGTCCGAGTGGAGCGAGGAGCGCGGGCTCGACTGGTGGATCCTCGACCAGCCCGTGCACCGCGCCCTGTTCGACCTCGTCGGGTCGCTCAACCGCACGTACATCGACACGCCCGCGCTGTGGGCGCTCGACAACGACCCGGCCGGCTTCGAGTGGATCGACGCGGGCGACGCCGGGCGCAACGTGCTCGCGTTCCTCCGCCGCGACCGCGAGGGCAACCAGGTCGCCGTCGTGCACAACTTCTCCGGCGCGCCCATCTCGGGCTACCGGCTGGGGCTGCCGCAGGCGGGCGTGTGGGAGGAGATCCTCAACACCGACGCCGAGCAGTTCGGCGGATCCGGCGTCGGGAACCTCGGCGCCGTGCACGCGGGCGACGAGGGCTGGCACGGCCGTCCGGCGTCGGCGGAGCTGACGCTGCCGCCGCTCGCCGGCCTCTGGCTGCGGTTGAAGCAGGATCCGGCCGACCTCCACCCCGTCGAGGCGCCCGCGCACGCGGCCCCCGACGCGGACGAGTCGCGCGCCGACGGCACGCCGTTCGCCGAGGCGACCGCGGCGCCCGTGCTGCCGCAGTCCCGCGACGCGCAGCCGCCCGTCGAGGGGCTGTCCGCCACGGACGACGCCCCGGGATCCGACGACGGCACCCCGCGGGTGCCCACGGTCTGA
- a CDS encoding alpha-1,4-glucan--maltose-1-phosphate maltosyltransferase produces MPEPVASAPSAPRHAAPVAEPTPAAAPTSAADDDHVPVIGRIPILSLTPQIEDDLWPAKSFVHDVVPFGATIFREGHDLIGADVLLTDPTGAETAHRMSLDATKPGLDRWITTAQLETQGVWTWRVSAWSDDFGTWLHNAEIKVPAGLDVDVMLALGAEALERAAADATRDAAGREVLRAALAGIADADAAPDARLAAATTPGVLAAIDRVPLRSLVTLSPERTIVVERERAAVGSWYEFFPRSEGAVQHQDGSWTSGTFRTAAERLPAIRDMGFDVVYIPPVHPIGRTNRKGPNNTLTAGPHDPGSPYGIGSEDGGHDSIHPELGTVEDFRAFVQAVADHGMELAIDIALQASPDHPWVTTHPELFTTLPDGSIAYAENPPKKYQDIYPLNFDNDPEGSYREMLRVMRVWLGLGVKIFRVDNPHTKPLVFWERLIHQVMRDEPDAIFLSEAFTRPAMMRTLAKIGFQQSYTYFTWRNTKKELEEYLTEVSHETSDYLRPNFFANTHDILTPYLQFGGRAAYRIRAAIAATASPSWGIYSGYELIENVARPGAEENIDNEKYEYKPRDWQRQEELGGSIAPEITRLNEIRREHPALRQLRNLDVHWSDDDSILVYSKHLAAEHTGTGEADTILVVANVDPHSARETQVYLDPTRFGLAEDAVFEVEDLLTGDVYTWSTSNFVRLDAFTHPVHVFRVTPTASKG; encoded by the coding sequence GTGCCGGAGCCGGTCGCGTCCGCGCCGTCCGCTCCCCGCCATGCCGCGCCGGTCGCCGAGCCGACGCCCGCCGCGGCGCCGACGTCCGCCGCCGACGACGACCACGTCCCCGTCATCGGCCGCATCCCGATCCTGTCGCTCACCCCGCAGATCGAGGACGACCTCTGGCCCGCCAAGAGCTTCGTCCACGACGTGGTTCCGTTCGGCGCGACGATCTTCCGCGAGGGCCACGACCTCATCGGCGCCGACGTCCTCCTCACCGACCCGACGGGCGCCGAGACCGCGCACCGCATGTCCCTCGACGCCACGAAGCCCGGCCTCGACCGCTGGATCACGACGGCCCAGCTCGAGACGCAGGGCGTCTGGACCTGGCGCGTGAGCGCGTGGTCCGACGACTTCGGCACCTGGCTGCACAACGCGGAGATCAAGGTCCCCGCCGGCCTCGACGTCGACGTGATGCTCGCCCTCGGCGCCGAGGCGCTCGAGCGCGCCGCCGCCGACGCGACCCGGGACGCCGCCGGCCGCGAGGTGCTCCGCGCCGCCCTGGCCGGCATCGCCGACGCCGACGCCGCACCCGACGCGCGCCTCGCCGCCGCCACGACCCCCGGGGTCCTCGCGGCGATCGACCGCGTCCCGCTCCGCAGCCTCGTCACGCTCTCCCCCGAGCGCACGATCGTGGTCGAGCGCGAGCGCGCCGCCGTCGGATCCTGGTACGAGTTCTTCCCCCGCTCCGAGGGCGCAGTCCAGCACCAGGACGGCTCCTGGACGAGCGGCACCTTCCGGACCGCGGCCGAGCGCCTCCCCGCGATCCGCGACATGGGCTTCGACGTCGTCTACATCCCGCCGGTGCACCCCATCGGCCGCACCAACCGCAAGGGCCCGAACAACACGCTCACCGCGGGCCCGCACGACCCGGGCTCGCCCTACGGCATCGGCTCCGAGGACGGCGGTCACGACTCCATCCACCCCGAGCTCGGCACGGTCGAGGACTTCCGCGCCTTCGTCCAGGCGGTCGCGGACCACGGCATGGAGCTCGCGATCGACATCGCGCTCCAGGCCTCGCCCGACCACCCCTGGGTCACGACCCACCCGGAGCTCTTCACGACGCTGCCCGACGGCTCGATCGCGTACGCGGAGAACCCGCCGAAGAAGTACCAGGACATCTACCCGCTGAACTTCGACAACGACCCCGAAGGGTCGTACCGCGAGATGCTCCGCGTCATGCGCGTGTGGCTGGGCCTCGGCGTCAAGATCTTCCGCGTCGACAACCCGCACACCAAGCCGCTCGTGTTCTGGGAGCGCCTCATCCACCAGGTGATGCGCGACGAGCCCGACGCGATCTTCCTCAGCGAGGCGTTCACGCGCCCCGCGATGATGCGCACGCTCGCGAAGATCGGGTTCCAGCAGTCGTACACGTACTTCACCTGGCGCAACACGAAGAAGGAGCTCGAGGAGTACCTCACCGAGGTCAGCCACGAGACGAGCGACTACCTGCGCCCGAACTTCTTCGCGAACACGCACGACATCCTCACGCCCTACCTGCAGTTCGGCGGGCGGGCCGCGTACCGGATCCGCGCCGCGATCGCGGCGACCGCGTCGCCGTCGTGGGGCATCTACTCGGGCTACGAGCTGATCGAGAACGTCGCGCGCCCCGGCGCCGAGGAGAACATCGACAACGAGAAGTACGAGTACAAGCCGCGCGACTGGCAGCGCCAGGAGGAGCTCGGCGGATCCATCGCGCCGGAGATCACGCGCCTCAACGAGATCCGCCGCGAGCACCCCGCGCTCCGCCAGCTGCGGAACCTCGACGTGCACTGGAGCGACGACGACTCGATCCTCGTCTACTCCAAGCACCTCGCGGCCGAGCACACCGGCACGGGCGAGGCCGACACGATCCTCGTGGTCGCCAACGTCGACCCGCACTCCGCGCGCGAGACCCAGGTGTACCTCGACCCCACCCGCTTCGGCCTCGCCGAGGACGCCGTGTTCGAGGTCGAGGACCTCCTCACGGGCGACGTCTACACGTGGTCCACCTCCAACTTCGTCCGGCTCGACGCGTTCACGCACCCCGTGCACGTGTTCCGGGTCACCCCGACCGCATCGAAGGGATGA
- the glgP gene encoding alpha-glucan family phosphorylase — protein sequence MKAIRRFTVRAVLPEELSALDELAGNLRWSWYEPTRRVFAHVSPELWEGTGHDPVALLGAVDQERLRELAADEGFVAWAEEQRADLRAYVREPRWYQQLEGDVPEAIGYFSPEFGIAAALPQYSGGLGILAGDHLKSASDLGVPLVGVGLFYRSGYFRQGISSDGWQQETYPVFDPDGLPLQVLRDADGAPVHVSLELPADRTLHARIWVARVGRIPLLLLDTDVPENDDDLRRVTDRLYGGGGEHRLHQELLLGIGGVRAIAAHARVSGAPVPRVFHTNEGHAGFLGVERISTLMADGLDFDEALQVVRAGTVFTTHTPVPAGIDRFDVGLVRQHVTERLLPGVPPERVLGLGAESHDGGSADVFNMALMGLRLAQRANGVSQLHGEVSRGMFAGLWPGFDADEVPITSVTNGVHAPTWTDPMLMSLARERLGTWDTTAADWSSPAVTDGDLWDVRGRMRRQLVEDARRRVVRAWREQNPGAVEPAWLEDVLDPEVLTIGFARRVPTYKRLTLMLHDRERLRRILTDPDRPVQIVVAGKSHPADDEGKRLIQELVRFAAEPGIRGRLVFLPDYDIGMAQLLYPGTDVWLNNPLRPLEACGTSGMKAALNGALNLSILDGWWNEYFDGGNGWAIPSADGAHDGAERDAMEATALYDLIENRIAPRFYERDGDGVPAGWVHDIRHTLRTLSPELSADRMVRQYVERLYVPAGRAQAVVAADGSARARELAAWRGRVAAAWPSVQVAHVESEGVEHQAQVGDELRVRAWVALGGLGAGDVTVEVVHGRTGEGDVLQDVVRQALEPVGGSGGQQEYAGAVRLASAGPFGYTVRVVPRHELLASSAEPGLVAVAV from the coding sequence GTGAAGGCCATCCGCAGATTCACCGTCCGTGCCGTCCTCCCGGAGGAGCTGTCCGCGCTGGACGAGCTCGCCGGGAACCTCCGATGGTCGTGGTACGAGCCCACCCGCCGCGTGTTCGCGCACGTGAGCCCCGAGCTGTGGGAGGGCACGGGCCACGATCCGGTCGCGCTGCTCGGCGCGGTCGACCAAGAGCGGCTGCGCGAGCTCGCGGCCGACGAGGGATTCGTGGCGTGGGCGGAGGAGCAGCGCGCGGACCTCCGCGCGTACGTGCGCGAGCCCCGCTGGTACCAGCAGCTGGAGGGCGACGTGCCCGAGGCGATCGGCTACTTCTCGCCCGAGTTCGGCATCGCCGCCGCGCTCCCGCAGTACTCGGGCGGCCTCGGGATCCTCGCGGGCGACCATCTGAAGAGCGCCTCCGACCTCGGCGTCCCGCTCGTGGGCGTCGGCCTCTTCTACCGCTCCGGCTACTTCCGCCAGGGGATCTCCTCCGACGGCTGGCAGCAGGAGACCTACCCCGTCTTCGACCCCGACGGCCTGCCGCTCCAGGTGCTGCGCGACGCCGACGGCGCGCCCGTCCACGTGTCCCTCGAGCTGCCCGCCGACCGGACGCTGCACGCGCGCATCTGGGTGGCACGCGTGGGACGGATCCCGCTCCTCCTCCTCGACACCGACGTGCCCGAGAACGACGACGACCTCCGCCGCGTCACCGACCGGCTCTACGGCGGCGGCGGCGAGCACCGGCTGCATCAGGAGCTGCTCCTCGGCATCGGCGGGGTGCGCGCCATCGCGGCGCACGCGCGCGTCTCGGGTGCCCCCGTGCCGCGCGTCTTCCACACCAACGAGGGCCACGCGGGCTTCCTCGGCGTCGAGCGGATCTCCACGCTCATGGCCGACGGCCTCGACTTCGACGAGGCGCTGCAGGTGGTGCGCGCGGGCACGGTGTTCACGACGCACACGCCCGTGCCCGCGGGGATCGACCGCTTCGACGTCGGCCTCGTCCGCCAGCACGTGACGGAGCGCCTGCTGCCCGGCGTGCCGCCGGAGCGCGTGCTCGGGCTCGGCGCGGAGTCGCACGACGGCGGATCGGCCGACGTCTTCAACATGGCCCTCATGGGCCTCCGCCTCGCGCAGCGCGCCAACGGCGTCTCCCAGCTGCACGGCGAGGTCAGCCGCGGGATGTTCGCGGGGCTCTGGCCGGGGTTCGACGCCGACGAGGTGCCGATCACGAGCGTGACGAACGGCGTGCACGCGCCGACGTGGACGGATCCGATGCTCATGTCGCTCGCGCGCGAGCGCCTCGGCACGTGGGACACCACCGCGGCCGACTGGTCGTCTCCTGCCGTGACCGACGGCGACCTCTGGGACGTGCGCGGCCGGATGCGCCGCCAGCTCGTGGAGGACGCCCGCCGCCGCGTCGTGCGCGCCTGGCGCGAGCAGAACCCGGGCGCGGTGGAGCCCGCGTGGCTCGAGGACGTGCTCGACCCCGAGGTGCTCACGATCGGGTTCGCCCGGCGCGTGCCGACCTACAAGCGGCTGACGCTGATGCTCCACGACCGGGAGCGCCTCCGCCGGATCCTCACCGACCCGGACCGGCCCGTGCAGATCGTGGTCGCGGGCAAGTCGCACCCGGCGGACGACGAGGGCAAGCGCCTCATCCAGGAGCTCGTGCGCTTCGCGGCCGAGCCCGGGATCCGCGGGCGGCTCGTGTTCCTGCCCGACTACGACATCGGCATGGCGCAGCTGCTCTACCCGGGCACCGACGTGTGGCTGAACAACCCGCTGCGCCCGCTCGAGGCGTGCGGGACGTCCGGCATGAAGGCGGCGCTCAACGGCGCGCTCAACCTCTCCATCCTCGACGGCTGGTGGAACGAGTACTTCGACGGCGGCAACGGCTGGGCGATCCCGTCGGCCGACGGCGCGCACGACGGCGCCGAGCGCGACGCCATGGAGGCGACCGCGCTGTACGACCTCATCGAGAACCGCATCGCGCCGCGCTTCTACGAGCGCGACGGCGACGGCGTCCCCGCGGGCTGGGTGCACGACATCCGCCACACGCTCCGGACGCTCTCGCCCGAGCTCAGCGCGGACCGGATGGTGCGGCAGTACGTCGAGCGGCTGTACGTCCCCGCCGGCCGGGCGCAGGCCGTCGTCGCGGCGGACGGCTCGGCCCGCGCGCGCGAGCTGGCGGCCTGGCGCGGACGCGTCGCGGCCGCGTGGCCGTCGGTGCAGGTCGCGCACGTCGAGTCGGAGGGCGTCGAGCACCAGGCGCAGGTCGGCGACGAGCTGCGGGTGCGCGCGTGGGTGGCGCTCGGCGGCCTCGGCGCGGGCGACGTGACGGTCGAGGTGGTGCACGGGCGCACGGGCGAGGGCGACGTGCTCCAGGACGTGGTGCGGCAGGCGCTCGAGCCCGTCGGCGGATCCGGCGGGCAGCAGGAGTACGCGGGCGCGGTGCGGCTCGCGAGCGCGGGGCCGTTCGGGTACACCGTGCGGGTCGTGCCGCGGCACGAGCTGCTGGCCTCCAGCGCGGAGCCGGGGCTGGTCGCGGTCGCGGTCTGA